A stretch of the Bordetella genomosp. 8 genome encodes the following:
- a CDS encoding MDR family MFS transporter, with product MRVIGGIVLCILLAALDQTVVIPAVPAIAADLNGFDHLSWIVAAYLIAATVTTPIYGKLSDIYGRRQLLTVSIGLFIVTSAMCAMAQTLDQLILFRALQGLGGGGLMSLAQAAIADVVAPRQRGRYQGYLAAVWGVASIAGPLVGGYVSEHLSWRWLFWLNLPLGLIAMYSCNRGLRMLKPRGGKIRLDILGSLLLASTIVSCLLALSWGGASYGWLSPEILGLLALSVATLAALVWQERRAADPLLPPRMFRNRTFTCGVAASSLGALAIFMCIFALPLYFQLVRGNSASESGLFVTPFLLSNVLGNIISSNLARRTGRMRGILSAGFIGGAIGLALLAFMGPTTPLAAVLAATLLTGVGLGSCMVATIMVVQNALDPRDIGAGTGSVLVLRSMGSAFGSALAGTLLGLGFAGSLAAAGIHQQIDLGALRHGSDVLSQLPASAKLVLMDGVASTFRDIFAFGAGIALLSLLVVRRMPDLELRSGLAAHTPIGD from the coding sequence ATGCGCGTGATCGGCGGCATCGTGCTCTGCATCCTGCTCGCGGCGCTGGACCAGACCGTCGTCATTCCCGCCGTGCCGGCCATCGCCGCGGATCTGAACGGCTTCGACCATCTTTCCTGGATCGTCGCCGCCTATCTGATCGCCGCCACGGTCACCACGCCGATCTACGGCAAGCTGTCCGACATCTACGGGCGCCGCCAACTGTTGACGGTTTCCATCGGCCTGTTCATCGTCACGTCGGCCATGTGCGCAATGGCCCAGACCCTGGATCAGTTGATCCTGTTCCGCGCCTTGCAGGGCCTGGGCGGCGGCGGCCTGATGTCCCTGGCGCAGGCCGCCATCGCCGACGTGGTGGCCCCACGCCAGCGCGGCCGCTACCAGGGCTATCTGGCGGCGGTCTGGGGCGTGGCGTCGATTGCCGGTCCGCTGGTGGGCGGCTACGTATCCGAGCACCTGTCCTGGCGCTGGCTGTTCTGGCTGAACCTGCCCCTGGGCCTGATCGCCATGTATTCGTGCAATCGCGGCCTGCGCATGCTCAAGCCGCGCGGTGGCAAGATCCGCCTGGACATCCTGGGGTCGCTGCTGCTGGCCTCGACCATCGTGTCATGCCTGCTGGCCCTGAGCTGGGGCGGCGCCAGCTATGGCTGGCTGTCGCCGGAGATCCTCGGGCTGCTCGCGTTGAGCGTGGCGACCCTGGCCGCGCTGGTCTGGCAGGAACGCCGCGCGGCCGATCCGCTGCTGCCGCCGCGCATGTTCCGCAACCGCACCTTCACCTGCGGCGTGGCCGCGTCGTCCCTGGGTGCGCTCGCGATCTTCATGTGCATCTTCGCGCTACCCCTATATTTCCAACTGGTGCGCGGCAACAGCGCGTCGGAATCGGGCTTGTTCGTCACCCCTTTCCTGCTGTCCAACGTGCTGGGCAACATCATCAGCAGCAATCTCGCGCGCCGCACCGGGCGCATGCGGGGCATCCTGTCGGCCGGCTTCATCGGCGGCGCCATCGGGCTCGCGCTGCTCGCCTTCATGGGGCCCACGACGCCGCTGGCCGCGGTACTGGCGGCCACCTTGCTGACAGGCGTCGGGCTGGGTTCCTGCATGGTCGCGACCATCATGGTCGTGCAGAATGCGCTGGATCCGCGCGATATCGGCGCGGGCACCGGCTCGGTGCTGGTGCTGCGCTCCATGGGCAGCGCGTTCGGCAGCGCTTTGGCCGGCACGCTGTTGGGCCTGGGCTTCGCGGGTTCGCTGGCCGCCGCCGGCATCCACCAGCAGATCGACCTGGGCGCGCTGCGCCATGGCAGCGATGTGCTGTCGCAGCTGCCGGCCTCGGCCAAGCTGGTCCTGATGGATGGCGTGGCATCGACCTTCCGCGATATCTTCGCCTTCGGCGCGGGGATCGCGCTGCTGTCCCTGCTGGTGGTGCGCCGCATGCCCGACCTGGAGCTGCGCAGCGGCCTGGCCGCGCACACGCCCATCGGCGACTGA
- a CDS encoding DUF3857 domain-containing transglutaminase family protein: MRPSRQRPAVLAFALLACILPAAAIAGIAPGQRHYARYEYTVQADKRYTEILTVETRLANAGMAAEAGTAFFDFDPADESLEVLEAWIEHPDGTRIDVPQASIYTRPSAAARNAPGFVATQTTTVVFPQVQTGSVVHSKWRHTIKTPRIFGFNANVLLGLESHTAVEVRIEAPASLPLAYRQRGGFTTAESLEGDTRVITASANVEAAPPPEPYMVSAIDVGPGFVASTLSGYEEIGAIYASRSAGKAVVTPEIAALARQVAGTAQGLDAARAMHDWVASHIRYVAVYLDPADDLVPHDAATVLRNGYGDCKDHVVLMQALLSAIGIRAEAVLVNWDNRMQPLPLWSGASFNHALVYLPDFDVYGNTTDPYAALGALDIQLSDKLVVIASPQGEVRRTPASTPAQNRFRMEADVSIAADGTVSGANATTASPRLESLLRSAVASGGSPDALGGRLLAPTPEGGFGSLHASDPRDLSRPLTLSGRWRSPHGVVRASPSTYMTVPLGIDMTPHGDMRAYLARDGRRHFPLMMGARDYTWIYRIRLPAGAVVEHLPADVDVATPAGQMTARHVREADGITVTRHLRVDADIYPADAYPAVETLLYAYIDALRSVLVYRPAP; the protein is encoded by the coding sequence TTGCGACCGTCGCGACAGCGGCCAGCCGTGCTGGCCTTTGCCCTGCTTGCCTGCATCCTGCCGGCCGCCGCCATCGCGGGGATCGCGCCCGGCCAGCGGCACTACGCGCGCTATGAATATACGGTGCAGGCCGACAAGCGCTACACCGAAATCCTCACCGTCGAAACGCGGCTGGCCAATGCCGGCATGGCAGCCGAGGCCGGCACCGCGTTTTTCGACTTCGATCCCGCCGACGAAAGCCTGGAAGTGCTGGAGGCCTGGATCGAGCACCCCGACGGCACGCGTATCGACGTGCCGCAGGCCAGCATCTACACGCGGCCCAGCGCCGCCGCGCGCAACGCGCCGGGTTTCGTCGCGACGCAGACCACCACCGTCGTGTTCCCGCAGGTACAGACCGGCAGCGTGGTCCACAGCAAGTGGCGCCATACCATCAAGACGCCGCGGATCTTCGGTTTCAATGCCAACGTGCTGCTGGGGCTGGAATCCCACACGGCGGTGGAAGTCCGCATCGAGGCGCCCGCCAGCCTGCCGCTGGCCTATCGGCAGCGCGGCGGCTTCACCACCGCGGAAAGCCTGGAAGGCGATACGCGCGTAATCACCGCTTCGGCGAATGTCGAGGCGGCGCCGCCGCCCGAACCGTACATGGTTTCCGCCATCGATGTCGGCCCCGGATTCGTCGCGTCGACGTTGTCGGGCTACGAGGAGATCGGCGCCATCTATGCCAGCCGCAGTGCCGGCAAGGCCGTCGTCACGCCCGAGATCGCCGCGCTGGCCCGCCAGGTCGCGGGCACCGCGCAAGGCCTGGACGCCGCTCGCGCCATGCACGATTGGGTGGCGTCGCATATCCGCTACGTGGCGGTGTACCTGGATCCGGCAGACGACCTCGTGCCGCATGACGCCGCCACGGTGCTGCGGAACGGCTATGGCGATTGCAAGGATCACGTGGTGCTGATGCAGGCCCTGCTGTCGGCCATCGGGATACGCGCGGAAGCCGTGCTGGTGAACTGGGACAACCGCATGCAGCCGCTGCCCTTGTGGTCCGGCGCGTCGTTCAATCATGCCCTGGTGTATCTGCCGGACTTCGACGTCTACGGCAATACCACCGATCCCTACGCCGCGCTCGGTGCGCTGGATATCCAGCTTTCCGACAAGCTGGTCGTCATCGCCAGCCCGCAGGGCGAGGTGCGGCGTACGCCGGCGTCGACGCCGGCGCAGAATCGCTTCCGCATGGAAGCGGACGTGTCGATCGCGGCCGACGGCACGGTCTCCGGCGCCAACGCGACGACCGCATCGCCCCGCCTGGAATCGCTGCTGCGTAGCGCCGTCGCCAGCGGCGGATCGCCGGACGCGCTGGGCGGCCGGTTGCTCGCACCCACGCCCGAAGGCGGTTTCGGGTCCCTGCATGCCAGCGACCCGCGCGACCTGTCGCGGCCGCTGACGCTGTCCGGGCGCTGGCGCAGCCCCCATGGCGTGGTGCGCGCTTCTCCGTCCACTTATATGACCGTGCCGCTGGGGATAGACATGACGCCTCACGGTGACATGCGCGCCTATCTTGCACGCGACGGCAGGCGCCATTTTCCCCTGATGATGGGCGCGCGCGACTACACGTGGATCTATCGGATACGCCTGCCGGCTGGCGCGGTGGTGGAGCATTTGCCGGCCGACGTCGACGTGGCGACGCCCGCCGGGCAAATGACCGCGCGCCACGTGCGGGAGGCGGACGGAATCACGGTGACCCGCCACCTGCGGGTCGACGCGGACATCTATCCGGCCGACGCGTACCCCGCGGTGGAAACCCTGCTGTATGCCTACATCGACGCGCTGCGTTCGGTGCTGGTCTATCGTCCGGCGCCTTGA
- a CDS encoding phospholipase A: MPRTVHSFLTRHLGVIAALFASTVTGAAHAGISYKLDRASAAPGGTVHIQAVYFNDSEAGGRWQPPRSLVLQWRSPSGAVVRSLAQADSDDLDINVPVNNFARMSWTAVVPTTATGLQAVSIEGEPALMALDASGIGAIAGKPADVPVVDARTGKPLPPAEVEATGVSPTAGPAPTQVAVATDANATGNPAFDRLRAGLSEYEPTYFDLRTRDRTTAKFQFSFKYRLFTPDRGEQPGFLDHLYLAYTQTSVWDLQGDSRPFIDTTFNPSLFWLSDKVWQSKSNDWSLGLASGVEHASNGKAGDDSRSVNDAFVQPALNYRFEGGSTLTFAPRIKGYFALGDENRDYTDYTGWVDYHLRWAQDNGLVASVMYRQGDSARRTTQLDLAWPLKRTFLNMNGYLHLQYFNGYGDTLLAYNQRQRSQIGIGLSLVP, from the coding sequence ATGCCTCGTACCGTCCACTCCTTCCTTACGCGGCACCTGGGCGTCATCGCCGCCCTGTTTGCATCGACCGTCACCGGCGCGGCGCATGCCGGCATCAGCTACAAGCTGGATCGCGCGTCGGCGGCGCCCGGCGGCACCGTGCATATCCAGGCCGTGTACTTCAACGACAGCGAAGCGGGCGGCCGCTGGCAACCGCCCCGCAGCCTGGTGCTGCAGTGGCGCTCGCCGTCCGGCGCCGTGGTGCGCAGCCTGGCGCAGGCCGATAGCGACGACCTGGACATCAATGTACCGGTCAACAACTTCGCCCGCATGTCCTGGACAGCGGTGGTGCCGACCACCGCGACCGGCCTGCAGGCGGTTTCCATCGAAGGCGAGCCCGCCCTGATGGCGCTGGACGCCAGCGGCATCGGCGCCATCGCCGGCAAGCCGGCCGACGTTCCGGTGGTGGATGCGCGCACCGGCAAACCCCTGCCTCCGGCGGAGGTCGAAGCCACCGGCGTGTCGCCGACCGCCGGCCCCGCGCCGACCCAGGTTGCCGTCGCCACGGACGCCAACGCGACCGGCAATCCGGCCTTCGATCGCCTGCGCGCCGGGCTGTCGGAATACGAGCCCACCTATTTCGACCTGCGTACCCGCGATCGCACCACGGCCAAATTCCAATTCAGCTTCAAGTACCGGCTGTTCACGCCGGATCGCGGCGAGCAGCCGGGTTTCCTCGATCATTTGTACCTGGCCTACACGCAGACCTCGGTGTGGGACCTGCAGGGCGACTCGCGGCCTTTCATCGACACCACCTTCAACCCCAGCCTGTTCTGGCTGTCGGACAAGGTGTGGCAGTCCAAGAGCAACGACTGGAGCCTGGGCCTGGCCAGCGGCGTCGAGCATGCATCGAACGGCAAGGCCGGCGACGACTCGCGTTCGGTCAACGACGCCTTCGTGCAACCCGCCCTGAATTACCGCTTCGAAGGCGGAAGCACGTTGACCTTCGCGCCGCGCATCAAGGGCTACTTCGCCCTGGGTGACGAAAACCGCGACTACACGGATTACACCGGCTGGGTCGATTACCACCTGCGCTGGGCGCAGGACAACGGCCTGGTCGCATCGGTCATGTATCGCCAGGGCGACAGCGCGCGGCGCACCACCCAGCTGGACCTGGCGTGGCCATTGAAGCGCACCTTCCTGAACATGAACGGCTACCTGCACCTGCAGTACTTCAACGGCTATGGCGACACGCTGCTGGCCTACAACCAACGGCAACGTTCGCAGATCGGCATCGGCTTGTCCCTGGTTCCCTGA
- a CDS encoding ligase-associated DNA damage response DEXH box helicase produces MERHAAARRTEARLEQWFAERGWKSAPFQRETWHRYLDGESGLLHTPTGSGKTLAAFGGPLLEALANTPADAPADASADASVNRPGTRQALGDGPKVLWVTPLRALAADTSRALTEITQAVQLPWTVALRTGDASARDKRLARQGKADVLIITPESLALLLSYADTAPRFKALRCIVVDEWHELLGNKRGVLLQLCLARLRRLSPGVRIWGLSATLGNLDEARAVLLPHATPSALVAGARPRRIRISTLLPPRDGGLPWAGYLGLSQLPRVFKRLFDVRASLLFTNTRAQAELWHRALESIWPEDPSTLALHHGSLDARLRAGTEHGLREGRIRCVVATSSLDLGVDFPAVDQVLQVGSPKGVARLMQRAGRARHRPGESGQVVCVPAQALDLIEYAAARQAIERGEIESRPPPRGSLDVLAQHAVTLALGGGFQAHDLYREVRDTHAYADLDAATWQAVLDFIVQGGRALGSYPEFRRVDIDEDGTYRVHDRRIALRHRLSIGTITADGAVAVKYLRGGSLGSVEEGFLARLRPGDRFQFAGRTLQLARLEGMTAYVRRAKGGDGPVATWLGGRMPLSTQLAHEVEALYGQADDEAEEKANGEARSKGANEAGNKAEPAAPEMRAAEPLLRILRHIGALPGRGRLVAEQVGSRKGMHLFLYPFAGRFVHEGLAAMMALRWGRLRANTFSYTVNDYGLMLTLAEPAELDESLLRRLLRVEGMEADLSEGVNLGELARRQFREIARVAGLLTPSFPGRELRSLRQVQASSGLLYDVLRRYDPDHLLLAQAEREVFDIQLEAPRLRATLRDCEDRTLVLRNPGAFSPLSFPLWMESLRGQLSTETWQARVKRAAAQLEKRYERVARASIA; encoded by the coding sequence ATGGAACGACACGCGGCCGCGCGCCGGACGGAAGCTCGCCTGGAGCAATGGTTCGCCGAGCGCGGATGGAAGTCCGCACCCTTCCAGCGCGAGACCTGGCATCGCTACCTGGACGGTGAGTCGGGCCTGCTGCACACGCCCACGGGCAGCGGCAAGACCCTGGCTGCATTCGGCGGGCCCTTGCTGGAAGCGCTGGCCAATACGCCTGCCGACGCGCCCGCCGATGCGTCCGCCGATGCGTCCGTCAACAGGCCTGGAACACGGCAGGCCTTGGGCGACGGTCCCAAGGTGCTGTGGGTCACGCCGCTGCGCGCGCTGGCCGCCGACACTTCGCGCGCCCTGACCGAAATCACCCAGGCCGTGCAGCTTCCGTGGACGGTGGCGCTGCGCACCGGCGACGCCAGCGCGCGCGACAAGCGCCTGGCGCGGCAAGGAAAGGCAGACGTTCTTATCATCACGCCCGAGTCGCTGGCCCTGCTGCTGTCGTACGCCGACACCGCCCCGCGCTTCAAGGCCTTGCGCTGCATCGTAGTGGACGAGTGGCACGAGCTGTTGGGAAACAAGCGGGGCGTGCTGCTGCAGCTATGCCTGGCGCGGCTGCGCCGCCTGTCGCCAGGCGTGCGCATCTGGGGCCTGTCGGCGACCCTGGGCAACCTGGACGAAGCGCGCGCCGTGCTGTTGCCGCATGCGACGCCCAGCGCGCTGGTGGCCGGCGCCCGCCCGCGACGTATACGCATCTCCACGCTGCTGCCGCCGCGCGATGGCGGCTTGCCCTGGGCTGGCTATCTTGGCCTGTCGCAGTTGCCGCGAGTGTTCAAGCGCCTATTCGACGTACGCGCCAGCCTGCTGTTCACCAACACGCGCGCGCAGGCCGAACTGTGGCACCGTGCATTGGAGTCCATCTGGCCGGAAGATCCGTCCACGCTGGCGTTGCATCATGGTTCGCTGGACGCGCGCCTGCGGGCCGGCACCGAACATGGCCTGCGCGAAGGCCGCATACGCTGCGTGGTGGCGACTTCCAGCCTGGACCTGGGCGTGGACTTCCCGGCGGTGGACCAGGTCCTGCAGGTCGGCAGTCCCAAGGGCGTCGCACGGCTGATGCAGCGCGCGGGCCGGGCCAGGCATCGGCCGGGCGAATCCGGCCAGGTGGTCTGCGTGCCGGCGCAGGCGCTGGACCTGATCGAGTATGCCGCCGCCCGCCAGGCGATCGAACGCGGTGAAATCGAGTCGCGTCCGCCGCCGCGCGGCAGCCTGGACGTGCTGGCGCAGCATGCCGTGACGCTGGCCCTGGGCGGCGGTTTCCAAGCCCACGACCTGTATCGTGAAGTCCGCGATACCCATGCCTATGCCGACCTGGATGCCGCCACCTGGCAGGCCGTGCTGGATTTCATCGTGCAGGGCGGCCGCGCCTTGGGCAGCTACCCTGAGTTCCGCCGGGTCGACATCGACGAAGACGGCACATACCGCGTGCACGATCGCCGCATCGCGCTGCGCCATCGGCTGTCCATCGGCACCATCACCGCCGACGGCGCGGTCGCCGTCAAGTATCTGCGCGGCGGCAGCCTGGGCTCGGTGGAAGAGGGCTTCCTGGCGCGGCTGCGTCCCGGCGACCGTTTCCAGTTCGCCGGCCGCACGCTGCAACTCGCGCGGCTGGAAGGAATGACCGCGTACGTGCGGCGGGCCAAGGGCGGCGACGGCCCCGTGGCGACCTGGCTGGGTGGCCGCATGCCCTTGTCCACGCAGCTCGCGCACGAAGTGGAAGCCTTGTATGGACAGGCAGACGACGAGGCCGAAGAAAAGGCCAACGGCGAGGCCAGGAGCAAGGGCGCGAATGAAGCAGGGAATAAGGCCGAACCCGCCGCGCCGGAAATGCGCGCCGCCGAACCCTTGCTGCGCATCCTGCGCCACATCGGCGCGCTGCCCGGGCGTGGCCGCCTGGTGGCCGAGCAGGTGGGTTCGCGTAAAGGCATGCATCTTTTTCTCTATCCCTTTGCCGGCCGTTTCGTGCACGAAGGCCTGGCGGCGATGATGGCGCTGCGATGGGGCAGGCTGCGGGCCAACACCTTTTCCTATACCGTCAACGACTATGGCCTGATGCTGACACTGGCCGAGCCGGCGGAACTGGACGAGTCCCTGTTGCGGCGCTTGCTGCGTGTCGAAGGCATGGAGGCCGATCTGAGCGAAGGCGTGAACCTGGGCGAGCTGGCGCGCCGGCAGTTTCGCGAAATCGCCCGCGTCGCCGGCCTGCTGACGCCGTCGTTTCCCGGCAGGGAGCTGCGTTCGCTGCGTCAGGTCCAGGCGTCCAGCGGGCTGCTGTATGACGTGTTGCGGCGCTACGATCCGGACCATCTGCTGCTGGCGCAGGCCGAGCGCGAGGTCTTCGACATCCAGCTGGAAGCCCCGCGGCTGCGGGCCACCCTGCGCGATTGCGAGGATCGCACCCTGGTGCTGCGGAATCCGGGCGCGTTCAGCCCGCTGTCTTTCCCTTTGTGGATGGAGAGCCTGCGCGGCCAGCTCAGTACCGAAACCTGGCAGGCGCGCGTCAAGCGCGCGGCCGCGCAACTGGAGAAGCGCTATGAACGCGTCGCCCGGGCAAGCATCGCCTGA
- the pdeM gene encoding ligase-associated DNA damage response endonuclease PdeM: MNASPGQASPDDGYALTLAGEPVVLLGERALHWPARRRLVIADLHLGKGNVFRQAGIAVPSGATGDDLLRLTRLLARVDARELWIVGDVLHGPASHAAWRDAWAQWRQAHADLDVAAVIGNHDRALSGAALDIRQLGDAHADGPFLFRHLPDRDARGRHVIAGHVHPKARVPGVPRAWPAFWLRDRVTVLPAFSEFTGGHAVDAGQGQALVACVEGNALPLGLDDSRAFPPGAAGHAPC; the protein is encoded by the coding sequence ATGAACGCGTCGCCCGGGCAAGCATCGCCTGACGACGGCTACGCCCTGACGCTGGCGGGCGAACCGGTGGTCCTGCTGGGCGAGCGGGCCCTGCATTGGCCCGCGCGGCGGCGCCTGGTCATCGCGGACCTGCACCTGGGCAAAGGGAATGTATTCCGCCAGGCCGGCATCGCCGTGCCGAGCGGCGCCACTGGCGACGATCTGCTGCGGCTGACGCGGCTGCTCGCGCGCGTGGATGCGCGCGAACTGTGGATCGTCGGCGACGTGCTGCACGGGCCGGCCTCGCACGCCGCCTGGCGTGACGCCTGGGCGCAATGGCGCCAGGCCCATGCGGACCTGGACGTCGCGGCCGTCATCGGCAACCACGACCGCGCCCTGTCCGGCGCCGCGCTGGATATACGGCAGCTGGGCGACGCCCACGCCGACGGCCCTTTCCTGTTCCGGCATCTGCCCGATCGCGATGCCCGCGGCCGCCACGTGATCGCCGGACACGTGCATCCCAAGGCGCGCGTGCCGGGCGTACCGCGCGCGTGGCCGGCGTTCTGGCTACGTGACCGTGTGACGGTGTTGCCGGCGTTTTCCGAATTCACCGGCGGCCATGCGGTGGATGCGGGGCAAGGCCAGGCCTTGGTTGCCTGCGTGGAAGGAAATGCTCTTCCGTTGGGACTGGACGATTCCCGGGCGTTCCCTCCTGGTGCTGCTGGGCATGCCCCTTGCTGA
- a CDS encoding CsbD family protein gives MNKDQVKGVAEQVKGKVNETVGKATGNKSQELKGDVQQGLGKAQKAAGDVREDIKKNDQP, from the coding sequence ATGAACAAGGACCAAGTGAAGGGTGTTGCCGAACAAGTGAAGGGCAAGGTCAACGAGACGGTCGGCAAGGCGACTGGCAACAAGAGCCAGGAACTGAAGGGCGACGTCCAGCAAGGCCTGGGCAAGGCCCAAAAGGCGGCCGGCGACGTGCGCGAAGACATCAAGAAGAACGATCAGCCTTAA
- the glgX gene encoding glycogen debranching protein GlgX: MTHQPRITEGSPFPLGATWDGEGVNFALFSAHATRVEVCLFDPKGQKEIERIELPEFTDEVWHVHVRGLEPGAVYGYRVYGPYDPENGHRFNHHKLLLDPYAKAYVGELKWDPAVFGYTIGSEEGDLGFDERDSAPFMPKCQVVDQRFSWEHPSKVRVPWEETIFYETHVRGYTRLHPAVPESMRGTFEGLGQKAVIDHIKSLGVTSVELLPIHAFVNDSHLLDKGLTNYWGYNTIGFFAPDPRYFARGPSEITELKQMIDRFHEANLEVILDVVYNHTAEGSELGATLSFRGIDNASYYRLLPDQKRYYINDTGTGNTLNLSHPRVLQMVMDSLRYWVTEMNVDGFRFDLATILAREPGGFDYESGFLKACRQDPILSSVKLIAEPWDCGPGGYQVGNFPPGWAEWNDRFRDCVRAYWKGDEGMVADLASCLTASGDKFNHNGRRPWASVNFITAHDGFTLHDLVSYNDKHNDANGEDNRDGHSDNRSWNCGAEGPTDDPDIRTLRERQKRNMLATLLFSQGTPMIVAGDEFGRTQNGNNNAYCQDNEISWVNWNIDEEGQALMEFTRKLTTLRHTLPVLRRGRFLTGDYHEELDVTDVRWISPAGVDIADDQWSDPGMRCFGLIIDGRARATGIRRPASDATLMLVLNAHHDVVDFTVPEIPGSDQWTCMIDTNAPVRTELPSFGSGDVYQVTGRSLLLFTLQTKGQTGRVLENLEEKLVDEEPAKS, encoded by the coding sequence ATGACCCACCAGCCACGTATCACCGAAGGCTCGCCATTCCCCCTGGGCGCCACCTGGGACGGCGAAGGCGTGAATTTCGCCCTGTTTTCAGCACACGCCACCCGGGTCGAAGTCTGCCTGTTCGACCCCAAGGGCCAGAAAGAAATCGAACGTATCGAACTCCCCGAATTCACCGACGAGGTCTGGCACGTGCACGTGCGGGGCCTGGAGCCCGGCGCGGTCTACGGCTATCGCGTGTACGGCCCTTACGATCCCGAAAACGGCCATCGCTTCAATCACCACAAGCTGTTGCTCGACCCCTACGCCAAGGCCTATGTGGGCGAGCTCAAGTGGGACCCGGCGGTGTTCGGCTACACCATCGGCAGCGAAGAAGGCGACCTGGGCTTCGACGAAAGGGACAGCGCGCCTTTCATGCCCAAATGCCAGGTAGTGGACCAGCGTTTCAGCTGGGAACATCCGAGCAAGGTCCGCGTGCCGTGGGAAGAAACGATCTTCTACGAGACCCATGTGCGCGGCTACACCAGGCTGCATCCCGCCGTGCCCGAATCGATGCGCGGCACCTTCGAGGGCCTGGGCCAGAAGGCCGTGATCGACCACATCAAGTCCCTCGGCGTCACCTCGGTGGAACTGCTGCCCATCCATGCGTTCGTCAACGACAGCCACTTGCTGGACAAGGGACTGACGAACTACTGGGGTTACAACACCATCGGCTTTTTCGCGCCCGACCCGCGCTATTTCGCGCGCGGCCCCAGCGAGATCACCGAACTGAAGCAGATGATAGACCGCTTCCATGAGGCGAACCTGGAAGTGATCCTGGACGTGGTCTACAACCATACGGCCGAGGGCAGCGAGCTGGGCGCCACCCTGTCCTTCCGCGGCATCGACAACGCCTCATACTATCGGTTGCTACCCGACCAGAAGCGCTACTACATCAACGACACCGGCACGGGCAACACGCTGAACCTGTCGCACCCGCGCGTGCTGCAGATGGTGATGGACAGCCTGCGCTACTGGGTCACCGAGATGAACGTCGATGGCTTCCGCTTCGACCTGGCGACCATCCTGGCACGCGAGCCGGGCGGCTTCGACTATGAAAGCGGTTTCCTGAAGGCTTGCCGCCAGGACCCCATCCTGTCCAGTGTGAAGCTGATCGCCGAACCCTGGGATTGCGGGCCGGGCGGCTACCAGGTCGGCAATTTCCCGCCGGGATGGGCGGAGTGGAACGACCGCTTCCGCGATTGCGTGCGCGCCTACTGGAAGGGCGACGAAGGCATGGTGGCCGATCTGGCTTCCTGCCTGACCGCGTCCGGCGACAAGTTCAACCACAACGGGCGGCGCCCGTGGGCCAGCGTGAACTTCATCACCGCCCACGACGGCTTCACCCTGCACGACCTGGTTTCCTACAACGACAAGCACAACGACGCCAACGGAGAAGACAACCGCGACGGCCATTCGGACAACCGTTCCTGGAACTGCGGCGCGGAAGGTCCGACGGACGACCCGGACATCCGTACGCTGCGCGAACGGCAGAAGCGCAATATGCTGGCGACGCTGCTGTTTTCGCAGGGCACGCCCATGATCGTGGCGGGCGACGAATTCGGGCGCACCCAGAACGGCAACAACAATGCCTATTGCCAGGACAACGAGATCAGCTGGGTAAACTGGAATATCGACGAGGAAGGCCAGGCGCTGATGGAATTCACGCGCAAGCTGACCACCCTGCGGCACACCCTTCCGGTGTTGCGGCGCGGCCGTTTCCTGACGGGCGACTACCACGAGGAACTTGACGTCACCGACGTACGTTGGATCAGTCCGGCCGGCGTGGATATCGCTGACGACCAGTGGTCGGATCCGGGCATGCGGTGCTTCGGCCTGATCATCGACGGCCGCGCGCGCGCCACTGGCATCCGCCGCCCCGCTTCCGACGCCACCTTGATGCTGGTGCTCAACGCGCACCACGACGTCGTCGATTTCACCGTGCCGGAAATCCCGGGCAGCGACCAGTGGACCTGCATGATCGATACCAACGCGCCCGTGCGGACGGAGTTGCCCAGCTTCGGATCGGGCGATGTCTACCAGGTCACTGGCCGTTCGCTGCTGCTGTTCACCTTGCAAACCAAGGGGCAGACGGGCCGCGTGCTGGAAAACCTGGAAGAAAAGCTGGTCGACGAGGAGCCGGCCAAGTCCTGA